Genomic window (Palaemon carinicauda isolate YSFRI2023 chromosome 42, ASM3689809v2, whole genome shotgun sequence):
ATCTGTACATAATACGTCTCAAAGTTCATGTTGTGTTTTCGCTTTTTTTCGTTTTTGTCAGATTTTGATTTTTAATAAATGATTCATTCTAAAAAAATGTCTATGATTTGTCCATAAAAATGGAGTAAAGGAAACTTACTCTAAAAAGTCTAATTTAACTTTTCTACTATTGCAATTTATGTGCAACATTGCAATTacatttctcaaaagaaaaaaaatataaggatataGATTTAATAGCTTTAGCTATATTGATCTatatttagaaattgattttgatGAAAACTTTGAATGAGAAAATAACTTTGAAGTAATTGCTACTGTTTTTATTGAGATTCTTCGACGGAAAATGAAGAATgcaaatatgaaaaatatcttcatatcgacatacacacacaaacatatacacagtatatatatatatatatatatatatatatatatatatatatatatatatacatatatatatatatgtatatatatatacgtatataccgtattaatatatatattggatatatatatatatatatatatatatatatatatatatatatatatatatataaatattgaaaaaacttggatccttactagaaataataataataataataataataataataataataaagccttaaaatataagctagttagaactcaaagattgattgattgatttgaggttttctggcacaactcaaagagctatggaaagaataatgatgggaataacattgacagagagaaaaagagcaacaaggaaacgagagcaaactaaagtaaaggatttgctaacaacaattaataaaaagaagaaatggacatgaaaaGAAATACACATGGAAATGGCAAGACTTGTAATGAGGGTGACAAATAAaatatggacattaaaaataacagtatGAGTcactagagattttaaaagaagcagggtaaaTAAGAGAAGagaatgaattgacgaactaagaaaatatgcggaTATATACTGccatagacagaccataaacagacgcgagtagaaAGACATgattgatgcctttgtcctgcattggactatttaaggctgatgatgatatataaataaactttaacatgaaGGATTCCTGCAGCATGGAATATTTCGAAATAAAAGTTCGTACCTCCCGGAGGCCTTTGGAGTTCGTGGTTCCTTATAGATTTAGCATTAGTGACTTTCAAAAACGGCCTTTGGCAATGGTGACTCTCAAGAAAGCCTTTGGATCTGGTGCCTTTTAAAGCTCTTTAAAGCTTGAGGCTCTTAAGTAGTCCCATGGCTTTGGTGATTTTTAAAGCTCTTTGAAGTTGGTGGCTCTTGAAAAAGACATTTGGCTTCAGTGATTTTCAAAGGTCTTTGATGGAGGTGGCTCCTAGAAAGGTCTTTCACTTTGATGGATTTTAAAGGTCTTTAATGATGGTGGCTTTAGGTTTTAGTGGCACTTGAATGTTTTAGATGATGGTGGGTCTTAAAAAGACTTTTGGATTTTGTGGCTTTCAAATGTATTTGGTGAAGGTGGTTCCTAGTTAGGCCTTTGGCTTTGATGGCTTTTAAAGGTCTTTGATGTTGGTTGGTCCTTAAAAAAGGTCTTTGGGTTTGGTGGCTTTTAAAGGTCATTGATGATAGTTGCTCCTTAAAAGAGGCCTTTGGTTTTGGTGGCTTTTAAAGGTCTTTAATGAATGTGACTCCTTAAAAAGGCCTTTGGCTTTGGTGGCTTTTAAAGAACTTTGAAGCTAGTGGCTCTTATAAAGCCTTTGGCTTTGTTGTTCTTCAAGTCTTTGTAGCTGGTGGTTCTTAAAATGACCTTCACCTTTGGTGGCTTCTAACGGTCTTTGAAGCTTGTAGCTCTTATGAAGGCATTCGATGTTGGTGACTCTCTAAAAGGACCCCTAGCAGAGCTGGCTCTCAAAAAGGCCTTCAGCAGTGGTGGCTCTCTGAAATACTTCTTGTACCTCGGCGGCACTGAAAGTCTTTGGTGTTGAATGTTCCGAAAGATTTTTGACAATGGTATAAATAAGGCCTTTCACACTGatgattctcaaaaaaaaaaaaaaaaaaaaaaaaaaaaaaaaaaaaaaaaaaaaaaaaaaaaaaaaaaaaaaaaaaaaaactgaaatgtcTCGAAAAGGCTTTCGGCGCTAAGTTCAACGGAACTTTAGCGACATTCAAGAGTAGCAAAATGTAACAGATGGTTATGCCCCCTTTTTACCCAATTCCTACTTTCCTATCAGGGCATTAACCTCGGAACTCTTGGGATAAACTGGTTTTATCCAACACAGCTATTATTACAACAAAtgggtaatgataattataatgattagtattattaatatcattttttatattataaaacaataagtacaaaaataataaaaatctaaatggACATTTATATGGTTgtttaaatatatagaatatatatatatatatatatatatatatatatatatatatatatatatatatataaatatatatatatatatatatatatatatatatatatatatatatatatatatgtgtgtgtgtgtgtatgtataaaacgtTTCGAGAACACATTTTGCTTTCTTTATCAATGAGagattttttcatgaaaaataaaaatagcataaaaaaaatcaatgacagAAACAGAAGCCATACATACGGAcattaatagcagtaataataaccttgcccattattattatcattattattattattattattattattacgacgtTTTACTTGTAAAAAAAACCATCGCATGCAAGGCTTTATATCCATTCAAAAGATATGGTACAcccggcaataaaaaaaaaaaaaaaaaaaaactccagggaTCAGCTCTGCCCTAAGGATGATTTCCCCGTTTCCATAGCCACGCCCTTAAGGTCCTTGTCCTTGTCCTTACTCGCTCCTATAAAAGTAGTCCCGTTGGCCAAAGGATTCAGACAGCCTCTGCCCTTCGCTGGATCACCATGAATCCTCTGGTAATTTGAGATTCATTTTCTTCTGTGAAAAGATTCTTTCTAATTTGTTCTTACTAAAGAAAGCAGTAAACTCATTCATTATTGACATAAAAATGTAGTATATTCATAATGCAACTTGTTTTGAATTTGCAAATACAAATGCAGTTTATCTTAGAATTACTGATTATTGCCATTTTCGTAGAATTCATTGACAATGTAATGCATTACAATGCATCTGGATTTCAGTCCAAATGAGATAAAATTGTTAGATTTTCTCGACTCTGCAAAGAAGTAACTTGAttgagttttttattttaatttaatctaCATGATCTAAATGTCttgatatttaaaaataaactttatcTTTTTTATGCTCCACAGACAGTACTTTCTCTAGCAGCTGTGGCTGCCTGCAGCAGTGCCCAGATTTTAGGGTACCCAGGGATCTATGGGGCCTACCCAGGATTCTATTCAGGCCTCCTTCCCAAGGGTTACAAGGGACTCCTTCCTGCTGCCGCCCCCCTGCCTGTGGCTCAAGTGCCCTTAACCTATAGTGGCGTGGCTCCTGTATCCTACAATGCCCTCCCTTACGCCCCTGTAGCTCCCATCCAGACCCAGCACCACGCCCAGGATGAGCTCGGCCAGTACTCCTTCGGGTACGCAGGAGGTCCTTCTTCGCGCTCAGAGACCCGTGATGCCTTCGGCGTCGTCAGGGGATCCTTCAACTACGTCGACTCCGAAGGCAAGGTCCAGACCCAGCACTACGTGGCCGACGCCCTCGGCTTCCGCGTCTCCGCCACCAACCTGCCCGTGGCTCCCGACGCCCCTGAGGCCCCAGCTCCCTTGGCTCTTCCAGGACCCCTGCCGGAGCCAGTTCAGGACACCCCAGAGGTCGCCGCCGCTAAGGTCGCCTTCAAGGCCACTTTCGACGAGGCCGCTGCTGCAGCTGAAGCCGCCCCCGACGCCCGCAAATAGacaaattgtttgtttgtttgtttgtgtgttcttgAAGCTGTCCCATCTTCCGTGAAGAGGCGACGTAGAGCTCCGAGGTCTTCAGTCAGCTCACCAGCTTCTCCTTCTGAAGGAGCCAGTGAAGTGACGGGACTCGGCGTTGACTCGCTACACTTTGTGTACATATATTGTAGAGAGATATTCAGGCTGTGatcatgtatgtgtgtttgtatgtgtgtgactatttcctcaaagaaaaataaaaaaaatatatcattacagATTACTTATATAATCCTTTTACTTAGATTTTCTATGGAGTTTATGATATGACGAATGGTAGTTTCGACTCGCTGCGATTTATAAAATGGAATTAGTTTAATGTCAACGTTTTTAGAAATAACAAAGTAAATGCcctaatttatatacaaataaggaCGAATTGGCCCAAAACAAACATGCTGGTGTTTTTCCGAATAACATTCTATGGTAAACACagcaaatatcaaatataaaagcaAAAACTGGTTTTATAAAACTGACCAATAATAAAACTGAAAGTAATTGTGACTAGTAGGATAAAATAATTATCTTCTTATTTCGACCTTCTTAGTCTCATTGTATTGCAGGATCGGACTCTTGAGTGAACTTTTTCCagctatttctattccttgcatcttcttcacccacactcctccccccccccatcactggcctgttcttagctctcttgattggtacCACCtcttctcttaaaggtttaaaggtcgctcatgaatggcagaggaaaggagcagtgacaatgccctatcatgcaaggcaatgccctagagactgcccatatatcacatgatcagcgaccaagccccttttccacccaagctaggaccagggagggccatgcaaaggctgctgatgactcaacagataggcctatatgctcccccaaacctcccaaccttagctaacaaggacagacactaaaggtactaacgagactgagcaggatttgaacccctgactggcaaacaccaggtagagacgttaccaatcaggtcacctCATACAGCCATAGTATATTTAAGACAGGCTTCCTTTCCTTATCTTTTACAGTGCACATATCAAACATTCTTCTTTTATCTTGTCTCTCACTATTTTCTCGAGCCAAAAATTCTTTATTTATCGAACACTATCAAATCTAGATTGGATTCTGTTATAAAATTTAGGATGAAAGTCAGGTACCGGGAATGGTGACAGCATTCAGCGCTATTTCAAAACTATTATCATTTGCCACTTTTTCTCTTCTGGAATCTTGATCCACTCTCGCATTGTTCAATGCAGATGAACTTTACATATGAATAAGCCTTTTGCCTTATTTAACTCATTTGGGCTGAGATAATCTAACAATTTGGATGAGATATAATGGAGGGGTGGAGAATGATAAATTCTGGGGCGGGCATAACTGCATCTCCTCTTTCCTCCCCTTTCAGTTTATTATAAGTTACTATGAAGAATATTCTGTGCTTCTATTTTGAGActttaaatagaaattaataattttttctcttttccttagttTTAAAGGTAACGAATGTTATATACTGAAGTGCACGCAATGTATAATCTTTCCATGAAAAACCTGTCGAGGAAATACATCACTCTTACTAAACGCTAACTCATATATTGTTTTCTTATGTGATATCTGTCTATCCATTTGCTTctttaaaaataatagttttaataatttatctTATTCTGTCTTGAAAACCAAAAAAATATCTTCATTCCCCTGAAGAACTCAGACCAATATAACTTTACCTGTAGTTCCCTACAAGTTCTTCAGAGCTACACACGGCCACACTGCAGTAAATAAAGGATAAGCGAAGCGAAATCAGAACCAATGTAATAAGAAGAGTGATAAAAAGTCGACTGGCATGGGAGGTGGTTTGGACAAGTAGTAAGAATGGGAAAACATTAACTTGTTAGAAAAAGTGATCAACCTATTGAACAATTCAAACGAAAGGACCTTGACAACAGCAACAGCTGAGGTCTCAAGAACTCACAAGATTCGTCAGAGATTTTGTGAGAAAACATTACATCTGTCATAAAGGATCTTGAATAATCtgctataaaaaattaattttgaattatgtgtgtgtacacgcgtgcgtgtgagtgtgtgtgcatgtgtgtgtgtgttatgttagGAAAACGATAGGGACACCAAGAAAGTGTTGCCTGGATGGGGTAGAAAAGGCCATTTTATCTAAGATGCAATGGATGTGGGGGAAGTCAACGTGCTGCGCATGAGACTTCTGTGTAGGTATGTGTAGCGAGTCAGTTTTCCACAGACGAGACTACCATGTTTTAGCAGTAAAAGGATGAAAGTGAAAGCAACTGTTATTTCTATCTTTCCCTGAAACCAACCCACAATTAAGGTAATGGGTCACTGGtgaatttaaacacacacacatacacacacttacaagaACACATATATGTGTTTAAGTGAGTACATATATGCAACTTATAATTCTTATTCATGCTATCCCACTTAAGTATCATGAATAATTCATAATTCTTATTCATGTTATTCACATAACACAagtatcataaaatatttcatcctCTCAGTTAGCAGAGACAATACAaactattttcaatgaaaataaactTCAAAGACTTTTTTTGCACTTATTATCCTCTCTGTTGACCTCAGTTTCAAAATGGGTATTTAGTGAAGATTGTTACAATAGATTTCAAGGAAACATGCCACAGTGCTCACCCcattcacgccccccccccccacttccaagGACGATCCACAGACCCATGCTCTTGGTCAGGCTGGTAAACTAGGGATTTTGGGGGGCTTAACAATAAGggatatctaactatctatctttatatacatacatctacatatagtatacgtatatatatatatatatatatgtatatatatatatatatatatatgtatgtacatatatatatatatatatatatgtatgtatgtatgtatatatatatatatatatatatatatatatatgtatctgtgaaGATAGTAAAAACTATGATATTCAAACTTTATCAACTGAATCATGGATGAAGTCCTGATGCAGAACACTCTATGACATTATTTGCTTTCTGTACAAGCTCTCTTACATACATTGTAGATCCTCTCTATCTCCCTTGCACTCGGAAGCATCCTGGATGTGAGGTTTTTCTTTTAAGGCATCTTTAGCATCATCTCAATACTGAAGTTTCTTCTTATCTAGACtgtttttattaacattttacCCCCTTCCAATGATTTTGATTCCCATAtgttataaaaacatttatttctacaaattaaaccatttttttttattcaacatccaaacttcacttccataaaggactATTGGCTTAACTTTCTtatcataaatataaacaaatagttAGATCCATCTATACATCCTATAGGATATGTTACACCAGGCAGAAAAAAACTCTGAGGAACAGCTCTGCCCTCAGGAGGACTTTTCCCGTATCCCAGGGGACGAACCGTTAAGGAAACAAGACAACTTTTTTTTCCTAATCCAGGTAAGAAGAAGAAGATCGAAGATGCGGGTGAAGAGGATTGAAGACCCGCTTCGATTGAGGGACCCCGCCCAGGTAGGGACCTTGAATGGCCCGCCTATATAAAGGACGTCTTGGGCATCTATTGGCAGACAGCTCCGAATCGGTGGGTCCTCAACATGAATCCCTTGGTGAGTAGATGCAGAGGACATGGAGTTAAGTGCTGATGTGTCCTAAGGATCTTTAATTCATAGGATTAAGAATATTTTGGCTATTCTAAAAGTTGAACCCAATTTCAGAGTTTAGGAAAAAGTCTGTTTTGGCTATTAGTATCAGACGTCGGACCTGAACTAATTTCAAAGCTGAAAATTAAAAGTTATTTGCTATTATTGGTTAATTCTCAAAGTCGCTTTTAAAATTCCATTGGCGATTTCTTGTCGACGTTGGATCTAAACTAATTTTAATTGGATTTAAAATGTTGTGGTTATTCTTAACAGCCTTTAACACTTTAAGGAGTCCAAGTCATAGGCTATTTAATTTAAACGACTTTTGCTATTCATTACAAATAGAAGTTTATTGTTAACAATGTATTTGTCTAATATTTTTTACGTGGACTGGTCAACGCCTTGAATTATAACTGCTCAATTTCAATGTAAGAATATTATCGTATATTTGAGCTACTAATCCTGAAATACTCCACAAATGTACTGCTATTAAACTAGGAAAAAATTAAACGAATCTATTCTTAAGTATATTTAAGCTAATCATGAAATACTCTACAAATGCAATGTTATTAAAGCAATCGAGTCTAAACAACAAAGAAAAGTGTTTTTGGTCAACAGGAAATGTGAAAATCAAAgtatatttgtagagagagagagagagagagagagagacagagagagagagagagagagagagagagagagagagagagagagagagaacgagtgaGATCTCTGAGAGAGCCCCATATGTTTTCATCTAATGGAAGTTACTTGTAAGAAGTACAGTATATCATAATCACATTAGTTGTTCTTAATACATATAATTTAATAATTGGGTAATTAATCAAAAGACTTGTTTTAGAATCTGTCTCAACAATTAACAGCCATATAAATTTACTAAACCTAACTCGTCTCCAAAATGAAACTTTTCTAAACGCTACACAATTTGTATTCCAGACTGTACTCTCCGTCATTGCCTTGGCTGCCTGCAGCAGCGGCCAGATCTTCGGCTACCCCGGATTCTATGGATACCCAGGCCTCCTCCCCGGGGCGTCTCCCATCACCCTGAAGACCGTCGCAGCCACCCCATCCCCACTGGCCCTCAACACCATCGCCCCTGTGGCTTACAACGCCCTTCCATTCGCCCCCGTCGCTCCCATCCAGACCCAGTACCACTCACAGGACGAGCTCGGCCAGTACTCCTTCGGATATGCCGGTGGTCCCGCCTCCCGCGCTGAGAGCCGCGATGCCTTCGGTATCGTCAGGGGATCCTACAACTACGTCGACTCCGAAGGCAAGGTCCAGACCCAGCACTACGTGGCCGACGCCCTCGGCTTCCGCGTCTCCGGCACCAACCTGCCCGAGGCCCCTGCTGCTCCAGAACCCGCACCCCTGGCCGCCCCTGCACCAGTAGAGGATACCCCAGAGGTCGCTGCCGCTAAGGCCGCTCACCAAGCCGCCCACACTGAAGCAGCTGCCCCAGCCACCGAAGTTGCTCCTGCACGTAAGAGGCGTGCCGTCGTGACCGCCCACCACGTACCTGCCGTGTCTCCTCTTCGCTTCTCCTACGGCTTCTCCTCTCCCTTGACGTACAGCCACCCTGCCGTCGTAGGATCTCCCCTGCAGTACACCGCTGGCTTGGGCGCCGCTTTCCCAGCTATCACGCCCTACACCGGTCTTCCAGCCCTCGGCGCCTACAGCACCGGATACCCAGCAGTCACCACCTACAACGCAGCAGCTGCAGCAGCCCCCAGGGACGCCACCCTCCTGCGGGTGGTAAACAACCCCAACCACGCCGTGTCCTACCGCGTCGACTAGGCCCTTCGAGTACCTGTCTCAAGAAGCTGTCTCCTCCAGATGGTGCAGAAGCGTAGATCACCACCTGACGAAGGAAGGAACGAACTCTCTCGCTTCAATCGATCTCCATTTGATCGAAGACTTGATTGACTTTCAATTGAATTGATTTATAATTAAAAAAGTTGAATCTAAAAATAGAAATTGAAGTTCCAATCCTCTTCAAGTTGGTGTTGACGCAAACGACCTGATCTGTACATAATACGTCTGAAAGTTCATGTTGTGTTTTCGCTTTTCTTCGTTTTTGTCAGAATTTGATTTTTAATAAATGATTCATTCTAAAAAATGTTTATGATTTGTCCATAAAAAACTAAATAGAGTTAAGGAAACTTACGCTATATAAAAAGTCTAATTTAACTCCATTTTCTACAATTGCAATTTATGTGCAACATTACAATTacatttctcaaaagaaaaaaataaggatataGTAGATTTAATATCTTTAGCTTTATTCATTTATGTttagaaatagatatatttcaaggttgtgatgaaaattttaaaagagaaaaaaaatttaaagtgaTTACTACTGATTTCATAGATTCTTCAACGGTAAATAAAGAagacaattatgaaaatatattcatatcgacatacatacacaaaaagatatatatatatatatatatatatatatatatatatattatatatatatatttatatatataaatatatacagtatatatatatatatgcgcatatatatatatatatatatatatactgtatatagaaaaaacTTGGattcttactaataataataaaaatattgaaaattatataataataataacaacaacaacaacaacaataataataataataataataataataataataattaataataacaacaataataataataataattaataataacaacaataataataataatgataataataataataataataataataattaataataatagtaataataataaaaaggccttAGAATATAAGgaagttacaactcagagagctttggaaagaataatgaagggaacaacactaagagtcagaaaaagagcaacaaggaaacgacagataaaaaaaaaaagaaataaaacatggcAAGACACATAATGAGGATGAcaaataaaagatggacattaaagataacagaatgagtccctggaTATTTCAAAATAAGCAGGCCAAGGAGGAGAAGACCATGAATTGACGAACtacgaaaatttgctggtatatactggcacagaaagaccataaacagaagcgagtgaaagacatgtctgatgcctttgtcctgcaatggaatagttaaggctgatgatgatgttgatgatcatatatgaaaagaagatatatatatatatatatatatatatatatatatatatatatatatatatatatatatatatatatatatatatacatcatcatcagccttagctattccattgcaggacaaaggcatcagacatgtctttcaCTCGCctctgtttatatttatatatatatatatatatatatatatatatatatatatatatatatatatatatactgtatatatatatatatatatatatatatatatatatataagtgtgtgtgtatatatatgtatatatatatatatacatatacatatatatatatatatatatatatatatatatatatatatatatatgtatacactgcatgtatatatatatatctatagttttaatagttgaaaaaaacaaacaagaagaagagatataaatttaatatagaatagtgtgcctcagtgtgcccccaagcaagataactctagcctaacacattggaagaccatgttacggaggctccctctccctctctctctctctctctctctctctctctctctctctctctctctaatatatatatatatatatactctctctctctctctctctctctctatatatatatatatatatatatatatatatatatatatatatatatatttatacagagagagagagagagagagagagagagagagagagagagagagagagagagagagagagctattcgcAAGTACGTCTCCAACAGGCTCCAGAGTTATTTCTTGGAGACCGGAGTCGGTCTTCAAAGGTTCTCCTCGGAGTCCTTAGTCGGTTTTCAAAAGTTAAGTCataattttttcaaaataaagttgATCAAGGTAGAGTGATCTGATATTCTGAATCATGTTTACAAATACTTTGTGGAAAGTGATTACAGGATTTTCAATGGAAAATACAAGAATGCTATTTTCTAACATCGGTGCTTGGCTTGCTGGGCTGAGATTGGATCGCATTTTTGTTGGTATAAAAGACCAACAGTGTGCGTGTGAGCAGTACTACCTGGAACTCGAAGGACTCATGAAGATTCTTCATGACACCTTCGTGTTCAGGATAGTCTCGTGGCTTTGGCTGTGAGACTCAACCTCTCGGAGGATGGGATTGTTGAGGATTCTGTCCTCTATCGACTCTTGTCCTCCTTCCCTGTGGTTGGGGGACTTCTGAAATCTCGGAAGGATCTTCGGCTGTGTGAGCTGAAGGTCCGGAACTTGGAACAACGCCTGGAAACGATCAAGGACGAATTGAAACCTTACAGATTTCTTGCACCTTTTCTCCCAGACTTCGTCACTGGAATGGAGGATCACACTCGCGTGAGATACGCCTGGATTCTCGCCGGTTTGGCCTTAGTCTTCGGAGGAGGTTTAGTAATGACTAAAATCTTATtttcaaagaaaggaaaaattaacgaTGAGAAAAATGATGACATTCAATCTGTGGTAGAAGAAAAGAATTCTGAAATTGGCACATCAATGATAGTTGTGGACGGTAAAAGGAAACCAAATGAAAAAAGGAATGAAATTGTAGCCTTGACGAACAAGAAAAGCCAGATTGACAAACCAGGAAAAGCTGAATGAAAGAGATTTGAAAAATCGAGAATCCAACGACTTATCCAAAAAACTGGAAGAACGAACGGAAGAAGCAGATGAGGAGAGACCAGGCACTCGTCGAAACGTTCTGGAATCTGAGGCGAATCTGTGCATACGCAATGAAGACTTTGATTCGGCGTTGGTTTTCTTAAGAGTTGTCCTCAAAGACTTTGACAATGTGCTTGGAATGCCGCGTAAAGGAGCTCAGATGCCTGATGGCGCTGGGCAGATGGGATGGACACAGAACATCTTAGATGAATTGCCTGATGAACACCAAGAAAAATCGGATGTTCAAGGGGAATCTGCCATACATTCTGCAAGTCACTGTGACTTTGAGGAAGCTGACAGGATTTTGGACTAAGTTCTGAAGGGATGTCCAAATCACCCTAGGGCACTCAAAGCACGGGAGTTCCTGCAGCGGCAGATCTTATGGAATACGATTCCCTAAATGATAGACAACTCGGAATTTGATGCTGTCTTGGAAACAATTGCACCCTGTCAGTCGCTAGAGTCCTTCTTCCCCTGGGCTCGCGCAGAACTGCTTCAATTGAAAGGGAATATCTTGTGCAAGCTTCGACGGATGGGAGAAGCTCGCCAATGTTTCCTGAGTGCTCATGCTATTGACGAGACAGATGCCGAAATTAGATTAAGACTGGGTATATGCTACTTATTAGATGGAAAATACAGAGATGCAAT
Coding sequences:
- the LOC137632784 gene encoding cuticle protein 6-like; this translates as MNPLTVLSLAAVAACSSAQILGYPGIYGAYPGFYSGLLPKGYKGLLPAAAPLPVAQVPLTYSGVAPVSYNALPYAPVAPIQTQHHAQDELGQYSFGYAGGPSSRSETRDAFGVVRGSFNYVDSEGKVQTQHYVADALGFRVSATNLPVAPDAPEAPAPLALPGPLPEPVQDTPEVAAAKVAFKATFDEAAAAAEAAPDARK
- the LOC137633243 gene encoding cuticle protein 19.8-like, which translates into the protein MNPLTVLSVIALAACSSGQIFGYPGFYGYPGLLPGASPITLKTVAATPSPLALNTIAPVAYNALPFAPVAPIQTQYHSQDELGQYSFGYAGGPASRAESRDAFGIVRGSYNYVDSEGKVQTQHYVADALGFRVSGTNLPEAPAAPEPAPLAAPAPVEDTPEVAAAKAAHQAAHTEAAAPATEVAPARKRRAVVTAHHVPAVSPLRFSYGFSSPLTYSHPAVVGSPLQYTAGLGAAFPAITPYTGLPALGAYSTGYPAVTTYNAAAAAAPRDATLLRVVNNPNHAVSYRVD